A single region of the Kocuria rosea genome encodes:
- a CDS encoding Bax inhibitor-1/YccA family membrane protein yields the protein MAGGNPLLRDLSKPGAGSAQSHGNQYGQTSYGTPYQQQPGYGRTGYQQGAPYSAERLDSMYNAPAAGTNQTGRMTYDDVIMRTATVLGAVVVGALAGWIMPILTIPGALVGLVLGLVNAFKREPSPALILAYGLFQGMFLGGISGMFEAMYPGIVVQAVIGTIAVFVSVLVLFRSGKVRASPRATKIFMVALMAYAVFALVNLGAVLLFGFNIRTDSPLGPWLGLLIGAVAILLAAYSFVLDFDNIKRGVEVGVPEKMAWSAAFGLTVTLIWTYVEILRILAIIREMTSN from the coding sequence ATGGCCGGCGGTAACCCGCTTCTCCGCGATCTCTCGAAGCCGGGCGCAGGCAGCGCCCAGTCCCACGGGAACCAGTACGGACAGACCTCCTACGGAACCCCCTACCAGCAGCAGCCCGGCTACGGACGGACCGGCTACCAGCAGGGCGCCCCGTACTCGGCCGAGCGCCTGGACTCGATGTACAACGCCCCGGCCGCCGGGACGAACCAGACCGGCCGGATGACCTACGACGACGTCATCATGCGCACCGCCACGGTGCTCGGTGCCGTGGTCGTCGGCGCGCTCGCCGGCTGGATCATGCCGATCCTCACCATCCCCGGCGCCCTCGTCGGTCTCGTCCTCGGCCTGGTCAACGCCTTCAAGCGCGAGCCCTCGCCCGCGCTGATCCTCGCCTACGGCCTGTTCCAGGGCATGTTCCTGGGCGGCATCTCGGGGATGTTCGAGGCCATGTACCCGGGCATCGTGGTGCAGGCCGTCATCGGCACCATCGCCGTGTTCGTCTCGGTGCTCGTGCTCTTCCGCTCCGGCAAGGTCCGGGCCTCCCCGCGCGCCACCAAGATCTTCATGGTCGCGCTCATGGCCTACGCCGTCTTCGCGCTGGTCAACCTGGGCGCGGTGCTGCTGTTCGGCTTCAACATCCGCACGGACAGCCCGCTCGGCCCCTGGCTGGGCCTGCTCATCGGCGCCGTGGCCATCCTGCTCGCGGCCTACAGCTTCGTGCTGGACTTCGACAACATCAAGCGCGGTGTCGAGGTCGGCGTCCCCGAGAAGATGGCCTGGTCCGCGGCCTTCGGCCTGACGGTCACGCTGATCTGGACCTACGTCGAGATCCTGCGCATCCTGGCGATCATCCGGGAGATGACCTCGAACTAG
- a CDS encoding S8 family serine peptidase — protein sequence MQRSMLAPTLSALSLALVLAPLTPATAAPAENATTLSAQQVSAEAPPEITDRMIVKYRTPVTDAESEQVVEDAAAEAHVPEAEDTTEVRTTGDGAAVVELAGEVSTDQAEKLAEELTKDPAVAYAEPDRLVSTARIPGSDEAEPEDMGSVAATAADPDVPSLWALTNLRAFEAWDTATGKGVTVGVVDTGFANHPDLDSQTIGGYDFVSTAALGNDGNGRDSDPRDPGTYSTAGQCYAGSAATNSIWHGTHVAGTVAAKRDSYGTVGIAPDATLLNARALGACGFGYVSDMADAVRWLAGDAVAGAPAPRKRADVINMSLSMGGGCPATLQNAINTAWFRNIPVAVAAGNSGRPAIEYAPGNCYNVITVGAIGSDRVRASYSNHGGAVDIYAPGHHILSAGNTGTRGPVAPNSRFDYGTSMATPHVAGTLALLKQKNPTLSSDQYKQLILDSGDAWDSLPGGKTLNSHDALWITKAADTAAPAAPTPTYTTKGAIGALYQRIKSQTGAPTSHEQAVAGGVRQSFAKGTIYWSSATGAYWVRGGVETAYKRNGTAAGVLRFPRSDEKSNGIGGAYQLFQNGRILWSSRTGAHALTGDIETVFAAAGNEKGALGYPTADRRSNGIGGFYQTFQKGRILWSSAHGAHPITGATSAAYSRAGSERGSLGYPTSGAVADGRGGTSQSFQKGRIVWSAAGGAHALKGSIGAQHNRSGGTAGALGYPTTDEASTGTGGVYQVFQKGRIYWSPRTYAQETKGSIGNAYVALGGTKSRLGFPRTGEITRADRSVVQYYQGGSITWRPGGSIRIDYR from the coding sequence ATGCAACGATCCATGCTCGCCCCCACCCTGTCCGCCCTCTCCCTGGCCCTCGTGCTGGCTCCTCTCACGCCCGCGACCGCCGCCCCCGCCGAGAACGCCACGACCCTGTCCGCCCAGCAGGTCAGCGCCGAGGCCCCGCCCGAGATCACCGACCGGATGATCGTCAAGTACCGCACCCCCGTGACCGACGCCGAGTCGGAGCAGGTCGTCGAGGACGCCGCCGCCGAGGCCCACGTCCCGGAGGCCGAGGACACCACCGAGGTCCGGACCACCGGCGACGGTGCGGCCGTCGTCGAGCTGGCCGGCGAGGTCTCGACCGACCAGGCCGAGAAGCTGGCCGAGGAGCTCACCAAGGACCCGGCCGTGGCCTACGCCGAGCCCGACCGGCTCGTCTCGACCGCCCGGATCCCGGGCTCGGACGAGGCGGAGCCGGAGGACATGGGCTCCGTCGCCGCGACCGCCGCGGACCCGGACGTCCCGTCCCTGTGGGCCCTCACCAACCTGCGCGCCTTCGAGGCGTGGGACACCGCCACCGGCAAGGGCGTGACCGTCGGGGTCGTCGACACCGGCTTCGCCAACCACCCCGACCTGGACTCCCAGACCATCGGCGGCTACGACTTCGTCTCCACGGCCGCCCTCGGCAACGACGGCAACGGCCGGGACTCGGACCCGCGGGACCCGGGCACCTACTCCACGGCCGGCCAGTGCTACGCCGGCTCCGCGGCCACCAACTCCATCTGGCACGGCACGCACGTGGCCGGCACCGTCGCCGCCAAGCGGGACAGCTACGGCACCGTGGGCATCGCCCCCGACGCCACCCTGCTCAACGCCCGGGCCCTGGGCGCGTGCGGCTTCGGCTACGTCTCGGACATGGCCGACGCCGTGCGCTGGCTGGCCGGCGACGCCGTGGCCGGGGCCCCCGCCCCGCGCAAGCGCGCCGACGTGATCAACATGTCCCTGTCCATGGGCGGGGGGTGCCCGGCCACGCTGCAGAACGCCATCAACACCGCCTGGTTCCGGAACATCCCGGTGGCCGTGGCCGCGGGCAACAGCGGCCGCCCGGCGATCGAGTACGCCCCGGGCAACTGCTACAACGTCATCACGGTCGGGGCCATCGGCTCGGACCGGGTGCGGGCCAGCTACTCCAACCACGGCGGCGCCGTGGACATCTACGCCCCGGGCCACCACATCCTGTCCGCGGGCAACACGGGCACCCGGGGACCAGTCGCGCCCAACAGCCGCTTCGACTACGGCACGTCGATGGCCACCCCGCACGTGGCCGGGACCCTGGCCCTGCTCAAGCAGAAGAACCCGACGCTGAGCTCCGACCAGTACAAGCAGCTGATCCTCGACTCCGGGGACGCCTGGGACAGCCTCCCCGGGGGCAAGACGCTGAACTCCCACGACGCGCTGTGGATCACGAAGGCCGCCGACACCGCCGCACCGGCCGCGCCCACCCCGACCTACACCACCAAGGGCGCGATCGGGGCCCTGTACCAGCGGATCAAGAGCCAGACCGGGGCCCCGACCTCCCACGAGCAGGCCGTCGCCGGCGGGGTCCGCCAGAGCTTCGCCAAGGGCACCATCTACTGGTCCTCGGCCACCGGCGCCTACTGGGTGCGGGGCGGCGTCGAGACCGCCTACAAGCGCAACGGCACCGCCGCCGGCGTCCTGCGCTTCCCCCGTTCGGACGAGAAGTCCAACGGCATCGGCGGGGCCTACCAGCTGTTCCAGAACGGCCGGATCCTCTGGTCCTCCCGCACCGGGGCCCACGCTTTGACCGGGGACATCGAGACGGTCTTCGCCGCGGCGGGCAACGAGAAGGGCGCCCTGGGCTACCCCACCGCGGACCGGCGGAGCAACGGCATCGGCGGGTTCTACCAGACCTTCCAGAAGGGCCGCATCCTCTGGAGCTCCGCCCACGGCGCCCACCCGATCACCGGCGCCACCAGCGCGGCCTACTCACGGGCCGGCAGCGAGCGCGGGTCGCTGGGCTACCCCACGTCCGGGGCCGTCGCCGACGGACGGGGTGGCACCTCCCAGTCCTTCCAGAAGGGCCGGATCGTCTGGAGCGCCGCCGGCGGGGCGCACGCCCTCAAGGGCTCGATCGGCGCCCAGCACAACCGCTCCGGCGGCACGGCCGGTGCCCTGGGCTACCCCACCACCGACGAGGCGTCCACCGGCACGGGCGGCGTCTACCAGGTGTTCCAGAAGGGCCGGATCTACTGGAGCCCCAGGACCTACGCCCAGGAGACCAAGGGCTCGATCGGCAACGCCTACGTGGCGCTCGGCGGCACGAAGAGCCGCCTGGGCTTCCCCCGGACGGGTGAGATCACCCGCGCCGACCGCTCCGTGGTGCAGTACTACCAGGGCGGTTCCATCACCTGGCGCCCGGGAGGATCCATCCGGATCGACTACCGCTGA
- a CDS encoding MBL fold metallo-hydrolase, with the protein MTRWTTAENLHDLGSGTTLVTGPAANWLILREGSSCTLIDCGYPGDRTLVDASLRAAGVPGLPDAVVITHAHADHIGTLGRFVAAGVPVHCSAAEVPNMAGTAREQIGPKESLPRAARSWKWLTWSIHAIRVGGLKDVTVDPEALTPFTPDTTALDVPGSPRPVATTGHTSGHTSYLIGGTGVLASGDAVITDHMVAEKHGVPQLLADPFHHDLPTASRTAVRLLSDTDFDVLAPGHGPPLRVPAGRRLSIH; encoded by the coding sequence ATGACCCGATGGACCACCGCGGAGAACCTGCACGACCTGGGCTCCGGCACCACCCTGGTGACCGGCCCCGCCGCCAACTGGCTGATCCTGCGCGAAGGCAGCAGCTGCACCCTGATCGACTGCGGCTACCCCGGTGACCGCACGCTCGTCGACGCCTCCCTGCGGGCGGCCGGGGTGCCCGGCCTGCCCGACGCCGTGGTCATCACCCACGCCCACGCCGACCACATCGGCACCCTGGGCCGCTTCGTCGCCGCCGGCGTCCCGGTGCACTGCTCGGCCGCCGAGGTGCCGAACATGGCCGGCACCGCCCGCGAGCAGATCGGGCCCAAGGAGTCCCTCCCCCGCGCTGCCCGCTCGTGGAAGTGGCTCACCTGGAGCATCCACGCCATCCGGGTCGGCGGCCTCAAGGACGTCACCGTGGACCCCGAGGCGCTCACTCCTTTCACCCCCGACACGACCGCCCTGGACGTCCCCGGGAGCCCGCGCCCGGTGGCGACCACCGGACACACCTCCGGGCACACCTCCTACCTCATCGGTGGCACCGGGGTGCTCGCCTCCGGCGACGCGGTGATCACCGACCACATGGTCGCCGAGAAGCACGGTGTCCCGCAGCTTCTCGCCGACCCGTTCCACCACGATCTGCCGACCGCATCGCGGACCGCGGTCCGGCTGCTCTCCGACACGGACTTCGACGTCCTGGCACCGGGCCACGGCCCGCCCCTGCGCGTGCCGGCCGGCCGGCGTCTGTCGATCCACTAG
- a CDS encoding IS481 family transposase has protein sequence MSHVNAVLTPRTRLRLARLIVEDQWTYAAAAKMFMVSARTAKKWADRYRAEGQAGMADRSSRPRTSPTKTAPGVVRRIVALRWRHRLGPVQIAGRLGMPASTVHAVLVRCRINRLSRIDRVTGEPLRRYEHDHPGSLIHVDVTKFGNIPDGGGWRYLGKQQGDRNRATTDTQRRKGPVRGPLIGTAFVHTVIDDHSRMAYAEICTDEKAATAIGVLRRARAWFADQGVTVERVLSDNGSCYRSHAWAQACAELSIKTKRTRPYRPQTNGKIERFHRTLADGWAYARFYPSTAERDDALPGWLHFYNHHRAHSALGGQPPVTRLTNLPGRHN, from the coding sequence ATGTCCCACGTTAACGCCGTCCTGACCCCTCGTACACGCCTACGCCTGGCCCGGCTGATCGTCGAGGATCAGTGGACCTACGCCGCGGCGGCCAAGATGTTCATGGTCTCTGCCCGCACGGCCAAGAAATGGGCCGACCGCTACCGGGCCGAAGGCCAAGCCGGGATGGCTGATCGCAGCTCTCGCCCGCGCACCAGCCCGACCAAGACCGCCCCCGGGGTGGTCCGGAGGATCGTGGCCCTGCGGTGGCGACACCGGCTGGGCCCAGTGCAGATCGCCGGCCGACTCGGAATGCCGGCCTCGACCGTGCATGCGGTGCTGGTGCGCTGCCGGATCAACCGGCTCTCCCGCATCGACCGGGTCACCGGCGAACCCCTGCGCCGCTACGAACACGACCATCCCGGATCACTGATCCACGTCGACGTCACCAAGTTCGGCAACATCCCCGACGGAGGTGGCTGGCGCTACCTCGGTAAGCAGCAAGGCGACCGCAACCGCGCCACCACCGATACTCAACGCCGCAAAGGCCCAGTACGTGGCCCCCTGATCGGGACCGCCTTCGTGCATACCGTGATCGATGACCACTCCCGGATGGCGTACGCGGAGATCTGCACCGATGAGAAGGCTGCCACCGCGATCGGGGTGCTGCGCCGAGCCAGGGCGTGGTTCGCCGACCAGGGCGTCACCGTGGAGCGGGTGCTCTCGGACAACGGATCCTGCTACCGCTCCCATGCCTGGGCCCAGGCCTGCGCCGAGCTGAGCATCAAGACCAAACGCACCCGCCCCTACCGGCCCCAGACCAACGGCAAGATCGAACGCTTCCACCGCACCCTGGCCGATGGCTGGGCCTACGCCCGGTTCTACCCCTCCACGGCAGAGCGCGACGATGCCCTACCGGGCTGGCTGCACTTCTACAATCATCATCGAGCCCACTCCGCACTTGGAGGCCAGCCACCGGTCACCCGCCTGACCAACCTCCCTGGACGTCACAACTAG
- a CDS encoding phage holin family protein: MMQDRQRRDDVTRAEHQQALANGEKRVLRTTATGALHSYAGDEIGFTPGRGHVQVSTWWGMGIVTTVLWFGFVFSWVLLFAPVAQGEPPMWSALFLTGIGGLIGWYTFRMARDEYRASRVRKQRGVPEPGTSGSLPS; the protein is encoded by the coding sequence ATGATGCAGGACCGCCAGCGGCGTGATGACGTCACCCGGGCAGAGCACCAGCAGGCGCTGGCGAATGGTGAGAAGCGGGTGCTCCGCACGACGGCCACCGGCGCGCTGCACAGCTACGCCGGTGACGAGATCGGGTTCACTCCGGGCCGCGGCCATGTGCAGGTCAGCACCTGGTGGGGCATGGGCATCGTGACGACGGTGCTCTGGTTCGGCTTCGTCTTCTCCTGGGTGCTGCTCTTCGCCCCCGTGGCGCAGGGCGAGCCGCCGATGTGGAGCGCCCTGTTCCTCACCGGGATCGGAGGGCTCATCGGCTGGTACACCTTCAGGATGGCCAGGGACGAGTACCGCGCGTCCAGGGTGCGCAAGCAACGCGGCGTCCCCGAGCCCGGCACCAGCGGGAGCCTGCCCTCGTAG
- a CDS encoding DUF3592 domain-containing protein — MSTVLYAVWALFVAGAAGSVVHTVRKNRRHERLTAHWPRAEATVTGSRAGWTSGVGSTSRSRRFWPTYRFADLHGTAFTGASEISCGARPVPGTVVEVAYNPEDPMESFQVSNQTRVALGCLIPFFVVFAAVLFWFITVLPLP, encoded by the coding sequence GTGAGCACCGTGCTGTACGCGGTCTGGGCGCTGTTCGTCGCCGGGGCCGCCGGCTCCGTCGTCCACACGGTCCGGAAGAACAGGCGGCACGAGCGGCTGACCGCCCACTGGCCGAGGGCGGAGGCCACCGTGACCGGCAGCCGGGCCGGCTGGACCAGCGGCGTCGGCAGCACCAGCCGGTCACGCCGCTTCTGGCCCACGTACCGGTTCGCCGACCTGCACGGCACGGCGTTCACCGGGGCGTCGGAGATCTCCTGCGGCGCACGGCCTGTGCCGGGGACGGTCGTGGAGGTGGCCTACAACCCGGAGGACCCGATGGAGTCCTTCCAGGTCTCGAACCAGACGAGGGTCGCGTTGGGCTGCCTCATCCCGTTCTTCGTCGTCTTCGCCGCCGTCCTGTTCTGGTTCATCACCGTCCTCCCGCTGCCATGA
- a CDS encoding dihydrofolate reductase family protein, with protein sequence MRPLRYSINVTLDGCCHHEAGLPPDEESMRYWTAEMERADALLFGRVTYEMMESAWRRPATGPWPDWMEEWEIPFAETIDRAKKYVVSSTLSEVDWNAELVRGDVGQAVERLKQEPGESLWVGGVTLPTALADLGLIDEYEFVVQPVLAGHGPTLLAGLRERIQLELVDRHEFRSGAVAQRYRPARVTA encoded by the coding sequence ATGAGACCACTTCGATACTCGATCAACGTCACGCTCGACGGCTGCTGCCATCACGAGGCCGGGCTTCCCCCGGACGAGGAGTCGATGCGCTACTGGACCGCTGAGATGGAGCGAGCCGATGCCCTGCTGTTCGGCCGGGTGACCTACGAGATGATGGAGTCGGCGTGGCGGAGGCCGGCCACGGGCCCGTGGCCGGACTGGATGGAGGAGTGGGAGATCCCGTTCGCCGAGACCATCGACCGGGCGAAGAAGTACGTCGTGTCGAGCACGCTCAGCGAGGTCGATTGGAACGCCGAGCTGGTGCGAGGCGACGTGGGGCAAGCGGTCGAGCGGCTCAAGCAGGAGCCGGGCGAGAGCCTGTGGGTGGGTGGCGTGACGCTCCCGACGGCGTTGGCGGACCTGGGGCTGATCGACGAGTACGAGTTCGTGGTGCAGCCGGTTCTTGCCGGACACGGGCCGACGCTGCTCGCCGGTCTGCGCGAGCGCATCCAGCTCGAGCTCGTGGACCGCCATGAGTTCCGGTCGGGGGCGGTCGCCCAACGATACCGGCCCGCGCGAGTGACGGCCTGA
- a CDS encoding NAD(P)/FAD-dependent oxidoreductase, whose product MSFTQLAKDRPRLLIVGGGYVGFTVAQELQKRIKDSGGVVTVVDPNPYMMYLPFLPEVAGGNVSARSAVVPHRQHLKDCEIVTGHVLGVDHANRTATVKGIDEGETFELTYDEVVIAGGSVTRAFPIEGLAENGIGLKTIEEAVAVRNWVLERIEVASLTTDEEAKRRALTFVVVGGGYAGTETIAEIEDMARSAVERNERLTVSDLRFVLIEAMGRIMPEVSEERAEKVVAHLRSRGIEVLLNTSLASAVDKHLKLVNMQDKSPAGEFGTDTLIWTAGVQANPLVKSTDFPLDERGRVRAGADLRITGDDGPLEGAWAAGDVSAVPDLTGGGVGGFCVPNAQHAVRQAHTMAKNIMAARAGKPLEDYYHENLGAVAGLGLYKGVASIKGLPGLPAKGLEFSGVAAWAMHRLYHGYAIPTVDRKARVFTEWALNFVFGRDTTTLRHERDPRTRFQTAAGKAPAPRKANL is encoded by the coding sequence ATGTCTTTCACTCAACTGGCCAAGGACCGTCCGCGCCTTCTGATCGTCGGCGGCGGCTACGTCGGCTTCACCGTGGCGCAGGAACTGCAGAAGCGGATCAAGGACTCCGGCGGAGTCGTGACCGTGGTGGATCCCAACCCGTACATGATGTACCTCCCCTTCCTGCCCGAGGTGGCCGGCGGCAACGTCTCCGCCCGCAGCGCGGTGGTGCCCCACCGGCAGCACCTCAAGGACTGCGAGATCGTCACCGGGCACGTGCTCGGCGTCGACCACGCGAACCGCACCGCGACCGTCAAGGGCATCGACGAGGGCGAGACCTTCGAGCTGACCTACGACGAGGTCGTCATCGCCGGCGGCTCCGTGACCCGCGCCTTCCCGATCGAGGGCCTCGCCGAGAACGGCATCGGCCTCAAGACCATCGAGGAGGCCGTGGCGGTGCGCAACTGGGTGCTCGAGCGCATCGAGGTCGCCTCCCTCACCACCGACGAGGAGGCCAAGCGCCGGGCGCTGACCTTCGTGGTGGTCGGCGGCGGCTACGCCGGCACCGAGACGATCGCCGAGATCGAGGACATGGCCCGCAGCGCCGTCGAGCGCAACGAGCGGCTCACGGTCTCCGACCTGCGCTTCGTGCTCATCGAGGCCATGGGCCGGATCATGCCCGAGGTCTCCGAGGAGCGCGCGGAGAAGGTCGTGGCGCACCTGCGCAGCCGCGGCATCGAGGTGCTGCTCAACACGTCGCTCGCCTCCGCGGTGGACAAGCACCTGAAGCTCGTCAACATGCAGGACAAGTCCCCGGCCGGCGAGTTCGGCACCGACACCCTGATCTGGACCGCCGGGGTGCAGGCGAACCCGCTCGTCAAGAGCACGGACTTCCCGCTCGACGAGCGCGGCCGCGTCCGTGCCGGGGCCGACCTGCGGATCACCGGCGACGACGGGCCCCTCGAGGGCGCCTGGGCCGCCGGCGACGTCTCCGCCGTCCCGGACCTCACCGGTGGGGGAGTCGGCGGGTTCTGCGTCCCCAACGCCCAGCACGCGGTGCGCCAGGCGCACACGATGGCCAAGAACATCATGGCCGCCCGCGCAGGCAAGCCGCTCGAGGACTACTACCACGAGAACCTCGGCGCGGTCGCCGGGCTCGGCCTCTACAAGGGCGTGGCCAGCATCAAGGGCCTCCCCGGTCTGCCGGCGAAGGGCCTGGAGTTCTCCGGCGTCGCCGCGTGGGCGATGCACCGGCTCTACCACGGCTACGCGATCCCCACCGTGGACCGCAAGGCCCGCGTCTTCACCGAGTGGGCCCTGAACTTCGTGTTCGGCCGGGACACCACCACGCTGCGCCACGAGCGGGACCCGCGCACGCGGTTCCAGACCGCTGCCGGCAAGGCCCCCGCCCCGCGCAAGGCCAACCTCTGA
- a CDS encoding S8 family serine peptidase, translated as MSPSAPRPRPPRHRALTRWGAVGAASAVVGAGALVLPGAGPAQARPPEPGPAPSIPLEDPVSVAPPPGDGATPAPDTSRIAEDGIRPLQYWLDEYGVREAWAESTGEGVRIAVIDTGVDGSHQDLEGAVVAGTDVSGGGSADGQEGLGTEPEHGTLVASVAAGRGHVPPGGRDDDAPGRPAGIVGVAPDAEVLAVSTWLGDESPEVRSVDEQLPDAVRWAVDNGADVINMSVGSNATSWPESWDEAFLYAEEKDVLVVASAGNRGSGLVQVGAPATIPGVLTVGGVGRTGEASWESSSQGISIAVAGPSEDMVGAIPGDRYASWAGTSASAPVVAGTAALIKAKWPEMSSAQIANRIVSTARDTGSPGKDPLYGYGVLDVEAALTEDVPEVDRSPLGSMEQWVRVHRRSAAATPTAGPAESSAPVTEEVEAEVAPPEPVAPIDETGLLPVVVLAGFGLLVLGLTAGAVVHIRRIVAADPDGDPGGRS; from the coding sequence ATGTCTCCCAGCGCACCCCGCCCCCGCCCCCCGCGCCACCGCGCCCTCACCCGGTGGGGCGCGGTGGGGGCGGCCTCGGCCGTGGTCGGCGCCGGCGCGCTGGTCCTGCCCGGGGCGGGGCCGGCGCAGGCCCGGCCCCCGGAGCCCGGCCCCGCCCCCAGCATCCCGCTCGAGGACCCCGTCAGCGTGGCACCCCCACCCGGTGACGGCGCCACCCCCGCCCCGGACACCTCCCGCATCGCCGAGGACGGGATCCGTCCGCTGCAGTACTGGCTGGACGAGTACGGCGTGCGGGAGGCCTGGGCGGAGTCCACGGGGGAGGGCGTGCGCATCGCCGTCATCGACACCGGGGTGGACGGCTCGCACCAGGACCTGGAGGGCGCCGTGGTGGCCGGCACCGACGTCTCGGGCGGCGGCTCCGCCGACGGCCAGGAGGGTCTCGGCACCGAGCCCGAGCACGGGACCCTCGTGGCGTCCGTGGCCGCGGGCCGCGGCCACGTGCCCCCGGGCGGTCGGGACGACGACGCCCCGGGCCGGCCCGCCGGCATCGTGGGCGTGGCCCCGGACGCCGAGGTGCTCGCCGTGTCCACCTGGCTGGGCGACGAGAGCCCGGAGGTCCGCAGCGTCGACGAGCAGCTCCCGGACGCCGTCCGGTGGGCCGTGGACAACGGGGCGGACGTCATCAACATGTCGGTGGGCTCCAACGCCACCTCGTGGCCCGAGAGCTGGGACGAGGCCTTCCTCTACGCCGAGGAGAAGGACGTGCTCGTCGTCGCCTCCGCGGGCAACCGGGGGTCGGGGCTCGTCCAGGTCGGCGCCCCCGCCACCATCCCCGGCGTGCTGACGGTGGGCGGCGTGGGCCGCACGGGAGAGGCGAGCTGGGAGTCCTCCTCGCAGGGGATCTCGATCGCCGTGGCCGGCCCGTCCGAGGACATGGTGGGCGCCATCCCCGGCGACCGCTACGCCTCGTGGGCCGGGACGTCCGCGTCCGCCCCGGTGGTGGCCGGCACCGCCGCGCTGATCAAGGCGAAGTGGCCGGAGATGAGCTCCGCCCAGATCGCCAACCGCATCGTCTCCACCGCCCGGGACACCGGCTCGCCGGGCAAGGACCCGCTCTACGGGTACGGGGTGCTGGACGTCGAGGCCGCGCTCACGGAGGACGTCCCCGAGGTCGACCGCAGTCCCCTCGGCAGCATGGAGCAGTGGGTGCGGGTGCACCGCCGCAGCGCCGCGGCGACCCCCACGGCGGGCCCGGCCGAGAGCTCGGCGCCCGTCACGGAGGAGGTCGAGGCGGAGGTCGCCCCGCCCGAGCCCGTCGCCCCGATCGACGAGACCGGGCTGCTGCCCGTCGTGGTGCTCGCCGGGTTCGGGCTGCTCGTGCTGGGCCTCACGGCGGGTGCCGTGGTGCACATCCGCCGCATCGTGGCCGCCGACCCGGACGGGGACCCGGGCGGCCGTTCCTGA
- a CDS encoding Ppx/GppA phosphatase family protein — MRTGAIDCGTNSIRLLIADTREEQGRTVLDDVVREMRVVRLGQGVDATGWLAEAALERTFAATDEYARLLAEHGVEQLRFVATSATRDAGNRDVFLAGIRERLGVTPEVISGDEEAELSFRGAAAAVGGADPEDRVLVIDLGGGSTEFVLGNAQGVRAERSVDIGCVRLTERHLGSNPPTAAQQEAVLRDVDHAVDVVLQTVPLAEATHLVGVAGTITTVTAHALGLSAYDPAAIDGAELPAERIAQACRELTAMTRAERAALPYMHEGRVDVIGGGALVWRRIVERVGAATGGRVDSAIASEHDILDGIALSQVG, encoded by the coding sequence ATGCGCACAGGCGCCATCGACTGCGGCACGAACTCCATCCGACTGCTCATCGCCGACACCCGGGAGGAGCAGGGCCGCACGGTGCTCGACGACGTGGTGCGCGAGATGCGCGTGGTCCGGCTCGGCCAGGGCGTGGACGCCACCGGGTGGCTGGCAGAGGCGGCGCTCGAGCGCACGTTCGCGGCCACGGACGAGTACGCCCGGCTGCTGGCGGAGCACGGGGTGGAGCAGCTGCGCTTCGTGGCCACGAGCGCCACCCGCGACGCCGGCAACCGGGACGTCTTCCTCGCCGGGATCCGCGAGCGCCTCGGCGTGACCCCCGAGGTCATCAGCGGCGACGAGGAGGCCGAGCTGTCCTTCCGCGGCGCCGCGGCCGCCGTGGGCGGCGCGGATCCGGAGGACCGGGTCCTGGTGATCGACCTCGGCGGCGGGTCGACCGAGTTCGTGCTGGGCAATGCCCAGGGGGTGCGCGCGGAGCGCAGCGTGGACATCGGCTGCGTCCGCCTGACCGAGCGCCACCTCGGCTCCAACCCGCCCACCGCCGCCCAGCAGGAGGCCGTGCTGCGCGACGTCGACCACGCCGTGGACGTGGTCCTGCAGACCGTGCCCCTCGCGGAGGCCACCCACCTCGTGGGCGTCGCGGGCACCATCACGACCGTCACGGCCCACGCCCTCGGGCTGTCCGCCTACGACCCCGCGGCCATCGACGGCGCCGAGCTGCCCGCCGAGCGGATCGCGCAGGCGTGCCGAGAGCTCACGGCCATGACCCGCGCGGAGCGCGCCGCGCTGCCCTACATGCACGAGGGCCGTGTCGACGTCATCGGCGGCGGCGCCCTCGTGTGGCGGCGGATCGTCGAGCGGGTGGGCGCCGCCACCGGTGGACGGGTGGACTCGGCGATCGCGAGCGAGCACGATATTTTGGACGGGATCGCCCTGTCCCAGGTCGGCTGA